One genomic region from Nitrosopumilus sp. encodes:
- the pfdA gene encoding prefoldin subunit alpha — protein MSEEQAEQLMQQMQMLETYYSDLAQRESTFVSILREATASIESIKSLGQNPESETLVPIGMGTFVPTKISSSSKIVMNIGAGVAVEKDFPSAINYLEARIKEVEIALQDTAAKKQDAASRLEQGKAQMNQMMQSMQNPQPPASG, from the coding sequence ATGAGTGAAGAACAGGCCGAACAATTAATGCAACAGATGCAAATGCTTGAAACTTACTATTCTGATTTAGCCCAAAGAGAATCTACTTTTGTAAGTATTTTGAGAGAGGCAACAGCTTCTATCGAATCGATAAAATCCCTTGGCCAAAACCCTGAATCTGAAACTCTAGTTCCAATTGGAATGGGTACATTTGTTCCCACAAAAATTTCATCTAGCTCCAAAATTGTCATGAACATCGGCGCAGGAGTTGCAGTTGAAAAAGATTTTCCTTCAGCAATTAATTATCTAGAAGCAAGAATTAAAGAAGTTGAAATTGCTCTGCAAGATACTGCAGCAAAGAAACAAGATGCAGCATCAAGATTAGAACAAGGAAAGGCACAGATGAATCAAATGATGCAGTCTATGCAAAATCCACAACCTCCAGCTTCAGGATAA